Proteins encoded by one window of Salmonirosea aquatica:
- a CDS encoding SusC/RagA family TonB-linked outer membrane protein gives MRNIFKVIKRSLRWSLFVPLCLTLQTGYPQLLASARQQNSQLPRQDLPSISLRSVLLDLMDQEQVDIIFDERLLVDKQVVKKNAKSDQSIERTLTILLEGTGLRYRKIRRNTYLILKKVDERKKSSNESSTLPEPLPNSSRPSGNVALQTPSADVPVASLQKQLEQIITGKVTDEAGLELPGVSILIKGTQRGTTTNQEGLFSLEVPDQSAVLVFSFVGYVAQEVAVGDRTRLNISLATDTKALEEVVVVGYGTVKKSDLTGSVAQVKAEEINSFPTANPLQALSGRAAGVQVTQNTGAPGGGISVRIRGTNSIQGSNEPLYVVDGFPIFGSNPTILNNADIESVEVLKDASATAIYGSRGANGVVIITTKQGKTGRTKVDFETSYSQQTLRKKLDLMNGREYAMFYNQQAANDNLAPYFTQDQVNAFGEGFDWQDLIFQKAPMKTTSLNINGGNDKTQFSVSGSYFGQEGIIKGSDYNRYSLRTNINHQVSKKFSVTLSNTLSRLKTDRRDSQGGSRGNSMISAALSAPPTLSPYNEDGTYTRLAIAYPFVATDLINPLNFINEQSEQINANRILTNAALIFNPIPELTIKIAGGIENQDDRTDNYTTRNFFNSPGRASVSSYQFTSLLNENTVSYTKTFNQLHSFSAVAGFTYQDFTTKTLGGSGNGFLSDITESFDLGSAITPGIPSSGYAKSVLVSYLGRANYSYADRYLLTASIRRDGSSRYSPGNKWGYFPSAAVAWKVANEDFLKNSPDISELKVRASWGLTGSQAIAAYATLNELNANRTVFDDAMYTAFSPGTRLPGNLKWETTEQLDFGVDLGLFKNRLLFTADYYIKNTRDLLNTVILPSSLGFTSTFQNIGQVQNKGFELGVDGRVLTGAFKWNLNANLSINRNKVVKLYGGEDILGGNVGVVVINDVTSILREGHPIGSFWGYLEEGYNEQGRITYQDLDGNGTINQNDKTFIGNPNPKFIYGLNSSMSYKGFDLTLFVQGVQGNDLLNVSSIVNTMDHGFGLNMTRDVFLNSWTPENPNSKYPLISRNTNARVSDRFVEDGSYLRLRNIQLAYNAPVEKWGIAWLRSAQIYVSGQNLLTFTNYSWWDPEVNSRGGANSTSQGLDWNSYPTAKSTTVGLRVGF, from the coding sequence ATGAGGAACATTTTTAAAGTTATCAAACGCTCCTTGCGATGGAGTCTTTTCGTACCACTGTGCCTGACTTTGCAGACAGGCTATCCCCAACTCCTGGCCTCTGCCCGACAACAGAATAGCCAATTGCCCCGGCAGGACTTACCGTCCATTTCTCTGCGCTCAGTATTGCTGGATTTGATGGATCAGGAGCAGGTAGATATCATTTTCGACGAACGATTGCTGGTGGATAAGCAGGTTGTGAAAAAAAATGCCAAATCCGATCAATCCATTGAAAGAACCTTAACGATTCTTCTTGAAGGGACAGGCCTGCGTTATAGAAAGATACGCCGGAATACCTATCTAATCCTGAAAAAAGTTGATGAACGAAAGAAATCATCCAACGAGTCCTCAACCCTACCCGAGCCTCTTCCGAATTCCAGCCGCCCGAGCGGAAACGTGGCCCTTCAGACTCCCTCGGCCGATGTACCAGTAGCGTCATTACAAAAACAATTGGAGCAAATCATTACGGGCAAGGTAACCGACGAAGCTGGCCTGGAACTACCAGGCGTGAGCATTTTAATAAAAGGAACACAACGAGGAACAACGACCAATCAGGAGGGGCTTTTTTCTCTCGAAGTACCTGACCAAAGTGCCGTGCTGGTTTTCAGCTTTGTAGGCTACGTGGCCCAGGAAGTAGCGGTAGGTGATCGGACCCGCCTTAATATAAGTCTTGCAACTGATACGAAGGCGCTGGAAGAAGTGGTCGTGGTCGGTTATGGTACCGTTAAAAAAAGTGATTTGACCGGTTCGGTAGCGCAGGTGAAAGCCGAAGAAATTAATAGCTTCCCCACGGCCAATCCGTTGCAGGCGCTTTCGGGTCGGGCGGCCGGGGTCCAGGTCACGCAGAATACCGGCGCTCCCGGCGGCGGCATTAGCGTGCGCATCCGGGGTACCAATTCTATCCAGGGCAGCAACGAACCGCTGTACGTGGTGGATGGTTTTCCGATTTTTGGCAGTAACCCAACTATACTCAACAACGCCGACATCGAGAGTGTGGAAGTACTGAAAGATGCCTCAGCGACCGCCATCTACGGGTCGCGCGGTGCCAATGGTGTAGTGATTATCACAACCAAACAAGGCAAAACGGGACGCACAAAGGTCGATTTTGAGACCAGCTACAGTCAGCAAACGCTGCGCAAAAAGCTGGACCTGATGAATGGCCGCGAATACGCTATGTTTTATAACCAGCAGGCGGCCAATGACAATTTGGCTCCCTATTTTACGCAGGATCAGGTCAATGCTTTCGGAGAAGGCTTCGACTGGCAGGATCTGATTTTTCAGAAGGCACCCATGAAAACCACTTCGCTGAACATCAACGGCGGAAACGACAAAACCCAGTTTTCGGTATCGGGCAGCTACTTCGGGCAGGAAGGGATCATCAAAGGCAGCGATTACAATCGATATTCCCTGCGTACCAACATCAATCATCAGGTGAGCAAGAAATTCAGCGTGACGCTCTCTAATACCTTATCCCGTTTGAAAACCGATCGTCGGGATAGCCAGGGCGGCTCACGGGGAAATTCCATGATTTCGGCGGCGCTCTCAGCTCCCCCCACCCTTTCTCCCTATAACGAGGATGGTACCTATACGAGACTGGCCATTGCCTACCCTTTCGTAGCCACGGACCTGATCAACCCGCTGAATTTCATCAATGAACAAAGTGAGCAAATCAATGCCAACCGCATCCTGACCAACGCCGCTTTAATATTCAATCCCATTCCTGAACTGACGATAAAAATAGCGGGTGGTATCGAAAACCAGGACGACCGCACGGACAACTACACGACCCGAAATTTTTTCAACTCACCGGGCCGTGCTAGCGTCAGCTCTTATCAGTTTACGAGCCTGCTCAATGAAAACACGGTTAGCTATACCAAGACGTTCAACCAGTTGCATAGTTTTTCGGCGGTGGCGGGTTTTACCTACCAGGATTTCACCACCAAAACCCTGGGCGGAAGTGGCAACGGTTTCCTGAGCGACATCACCGAAAGTTTCGATCTCGGATCGGCCATCACGCCCGGCATCCCGTCGTCGGGCTATGCCAAATCGGTACTGGTTTCGTATCTGGGGCGGGCCAATTATAGTTATGCCGATAGGTACCTTTTGACGGCCAGCATCCGCCGCGACGGCTCGTCGCGGTATAGTCCCGGCAACAAATGGGGGTACTTTCCCTCGGCAGCCGTGGCCTGGAAAGTGGCCAACGAAGACTTCCTGAAAAACAGCCCTGATATCTCCGAACTGAAAGTACGCGCCAGTTGGGGGCTGACGGGTAGTCAGGCCATCGCCGCTTACGCTACCCTCAACGAGCTCAACGCCAACCGGACGGTGTTTGACGATGCCATGTACACCGCCTTCTCGCCAGGTACCCGGCTACCCGGTAATCTGAAATGGGAAACCACCGAACAGCTCGATTTTGGCGTCGACCTGGGGCTGTTCAAAAATCGGTTGCTGTTTACGGCCGACTACTATATCAAGAATACCCGCGACCTGCTGAACACCGTGATTCTGCCCTCTTCCCTGGGCTTCACCTCCACTTTCCAGAACATCGGGCAGGTACAGAATAAAGGATTTGAACTTGGGGTGGACGGCCGTGTGCTGACCGGAGCTTTCAAGTGGAACCTCAACGCCAACCTTTCGATCAATCGTAACAAAGTGGTGAAGCTTTATGGGGGTGAAGATATTCTCGGCGGCAATGTCGGGGTGGTGGTAATTAATGACGTAACCAGCATTCTGCGGGAAGGCCATCCCATCGGGAGTTTTTGGGGGTACCTTGAAGAAGGATACAATGAGCAGGGACGTATCACCTATCAGGATCTGGACGGCAACGGTACCATCAATCAGAACGACAAAACCTTCATCGGGAATCCCAATCCAAAATTTATCTACGGGCTCAATTCTTCGATGTCGTACAAAGGCTTCGACCTGACGCTGTTTGTGCAGGGGGTACAGGGCAACGACCTACTCAACGTAAGTTCCATTGTGAATACCATGGACCACGGTTTCGGCCTCAACATGACCCGCGACGTTTTTCTGAATAGCTGGACGCCCGAAAATCCCAACTCAAAGTACCCCCTGATCAGCCGCAATACTAACGCCCGCGTGTCCGACCGCTTCGTGGAGGATGGTTCCTACCTGCGGCTGCGGAATATTCAACTGGCCTACAACGCTCCGGTCGAGAAATGGGGCATTGCCTGGCTGCGAAGTGCCCAAATTTACGTGAGCGGGCAGAACCTGCTGACCTTTACCAACTACTCCTGGTGGGACCCGGAGGTGAATTCACGCGGCGGGGCCAATTCTACATCACAGGGACTGGATTGGAACAGCTACCCGACGGCCAAATCAACTACCGTCGGACTACGCGTTGGATTCTAA
- a CDS encoding Gfo/Idh/MocA family protein, whose amino-acid sequence MQKRRDFIKNIAAGSVGMAIGSSAYAFSPKSYNRIIGANELLRVATIGVNSRGNGMGATFAKTKNVEVGTVCDVDSRAIPKAIQTIQKAGQKLTPTSQGDCRKVMEDKSIDAIYIATPDHWHAPLAIMGCQADKHVYVEKPVSHNPREGELAIEAARKYNKVVQMGAQRRSAPVLTQGIQQLHQGIIGRVYLAKTWYTNNRKATVLKPAPVPEWLDYELWQGPAPRTAYQDNLIHYNWHWFWNWGTGEALNNGTHEVDVARWGLNVDYPTRVSSVGGRYEFKDDWQTPDTQIVIMDYPGRISLMWESRSSNGRKIEGQDRGIIFYGENGSLDTGGDSYKVYDMEGKLVKEVKSVMEEDEMQGRNLASPSLGMDSLHVADFADAIRNNRRPNCDVETGYKSVVAMQLGNIAWRVGRDLNIDPKTGHIIGDKEAQKLWSREYAKGWEPKV is encoded by the coding sequence ATGCAAAAGAGACGTGATTTTATCAAAAATATAGCAGCAGGCTCCGTAGGAATGGCCATTGGCAGCTCGGCTTACGCATTCAGTCCCAAAAGCTACAATCGAATCATTGGAGCTAATGAATTACTACGGGTAGCTACCATCGGCGTCAACAGCCGGGGCAACGGCATGGGCGCAACGTTCGCTAAAACTAAAAATGTGGAGGTAGGTACCGTCTGCGATGTGGATTCGCGGGCCATCCCTAAAGCCATCCAAACCATTCAGAAGGCGGGGCAAAAACTGACGCCTACTTCGCAGGGCGATTGCCGCAAGGTAATGGAAGACAAATCCATCGATGCCATCTACATCGCCACGCCCGACCACTGGCACGCCCCACTCGCCATCATGGGCTGCCAGGCCGACAAGCATGTGTACGTGGAAAAACCCGTGAGTCATAATCCCCGCGAGGGCGAACTAGCCATAGAAGCCGCCCGTAAGTACAATAAAGTAGTCCAAATGGGAGCTCAGCGCCGCTCGGCTCCCGTCCTGACGCAGGGTATTCAGCAATTGCACCAAGGGATTATTGGTCGTGTATATCTGGCCAAAACCTGGTACACCAACAACCGCAAGGCTACCGTACTCAAGCCCGCCCCGGTACCCGAGTGGCTGGACTACGAACTGTGGCAAGGCCCGGCCCCTCGTACGGCGTATCAGGACAACCTGATTCACTACAACTGGCACTGGTTCTGGAACTGGGGCACCGGTGAAGCGCTCAACAATGGTACCCACGAGGTCGATGTGGCTCGCTGGGGCTTGAACGTGGACTACCCTACGCGGGTAAGCTCGGTGGGTGGTCGTTATGAGTTCAAAGACGACTGGCAAACACCCGATACGCAGATCGTGATCATGGACTACCCCGGTCGCATCTCCCTGATGTGGGAGTCGCGCAGTTCCAACGGCCGCAAGATCGAGGGCCAGGACCGGGGCATTATTTTCTACGGAGAAAATGGTAGCCTGGATACCGGTGGCGACAGCTACAAGGTGTACGATATGGAGGGCAAACTGGTGAAGGAAGTTAAATCAGTCATGGAAGAGGACGAAATGCAGGGCCGTAACCTGGCCAGTCCCAGCCTGGGCATGGACAGCCTGCACGTGGCTGACTTCGCGGACGCCATTCGCAACAACCGCCGCCCCAACTGCGACGTCGAAACCGGCTACAAGAGTGTAGTAGCCATGCAATTGGGCAATATTGCCTGGCGCGTGGGTCGCGATCTGAATATCGACCCTAAAACCGGCCATATCATCGGCGACAAGGAAGCTCAGAAGCTCTGGAGCCGCGAGTACGCCAAAGGCTGGGAGCCGAAAGTATAA
- a CDS encoding FecR family protein — protein MNQTINRELLFLYWSGLATPMQQKLIVQWLEDPSHQETFYQWLIEWEELHPQALGDSEGAWASLTQQLENQIETTPTYQIYERNPRTWLGIFRWWTVAASLLLFGGLIFLLRENLFYTTYHTGNGEITSLRLPDGSQTTLNANSELRVPVLFLPYCDRIVKLAGEADFSVTHRTNEQRFVVETSSDVNVVVLGTEFVVRSRKDRFRVALHTGKIALEQNNRQGSEPVVTLQPGDVAYTAGGKDRQLRLISHQPTRQLAAWQKHLFVFDHHSLSEVLMMLNDQFGESVKLENDSLAAYQITGRFRAERAEDLLEIITELTGYRIETRNNQKYLVK, from the coding sequence ATGAATCAGACCATTAATCGGGAGTTGCTATTTTTATACTGGTCAGGGCTCGCCACGCCCATGCAACAGAAACTCATCGTACAGTGGCTGGAAGATCCCTCCCACCAGGAAACCTTTTACCAGTGGTTGATCGAATGGGAGGAACTACATCCCCAGGCATTGGGCGACTCAGAGGGTGCCTGGGCTAGCCTGACTCAGCAACTGGAGAATCAAATCGAAACTACCCCGACGTACCAGATTTACGAGAGAAATCCGCGTACCTGGCTAGGTATTTTTCGCTGGTGGACGGTGGCGGCCAGTTTGCTTTTATTTGGCGGACTGATCTTCCTTCTTCGAGAAAATCTCTTTTATACTACGTACCACACGGGCAATGGCGAAATCACTTCCCTCCGGCTGCCCGATGGTAGCCAGACCACACTGAATGCCAACTCCGAATTACGTGTCCCGGTTTTGTTCTTGCCCTATTGTGACCGGATCGTCAAACTGGCCGGAGAGGCCGACTTTTCAGTAACCCACCGCACCAATGAACAACGGTTCGTAGTCGAAACGTCCAGTGATGTCAATGTGGTAGTACTGGGTACCGAATTCGTAGTCCGCTCCAGAAAGGACCGGTTTCGGGTGGCCTTGCATACGGGAAAAATCGCCCTTGAGCAGAATAATCGGCAGGGCAGCGAACCCGTAGTTACCCTCCAGCCCGGCGACGTAGCCTATACGGCTGGTGGCAAGGACCGACAACTGCGGCTGATTTCCCATCAGCCCACCCGCCAGTTGGCGGCCTGGCAGAAACACCTGTTTGTGTTCGACCATCACTCCCTATCCGAAGTACTCATGATGCTTAACGACCAGTTTGGAGAGTCTGTCAAGCTGGAAAACGATTCGTTGGCTGCCTACCAGATTACGGGGCGCTTTCGGGCTGAGCGGGCCGAGGATCTGCTGGAAATTATTACGGAGTTGACGGGCTACAGAATCGAGACGCGTAACAACCAAAAGTACTTAGTCAAATAA
- a CDS encoding sigma-70 family RNA polymerase sigma factor: MVIPALLSAFIQPRHPHTVLPRSSGDVVSEVFLNFWQKEIYLKVTSSYRLYLLTSVRYAALAHLRREFKHESLDDSEAQKLAFQSPSAENTILFDELYLAIQQGVKSLPPKGQRVFMLSRFEGKSHAEIAEELSISYKTVEVHIYRALRVLRNIIDDL, from the coding sequence ATTGTTATTCCGGCGTTATTATCAGCCTTTATACAGCCACGCCACCCGCATACTGTACTCCCCCGATCTAGCGGGGATGTAGTAAGCGAAGTCTTTCTGAATTTTTGGCAGAAAGAAATCTATCTCAAGGTTACGTCTTCTTACCGCCTTTATTTATTGACGTCAGTTCGCTATGCCGCTCTGGCGCACTTGCGCCGGGAATTCAAACATGAATCGCTGGACGATTCGGAAGCCCAGAAATTGGCTTTCCAGTCTCCTTCGGCTGAAAACACGATTCTGTTCGATGAATTGTACCTCGCTATTCAGCAGGGGGTAAAGTCGCTGCCGCCAAAAGGCCAGCGGGTATTTATGCTGAGCCGATTCGAGGGAAAATCACACGCTGAAATTGCCGAGGAATTATCGATCTCCTACAAAACGGTGGAAGTACATATTTATCGGGCTCTGCGGGTACTGCGAAACATTATAGATGATCTGTAA
- a CDS encoding RagB/SusD family nutrient uptake outer membrane protein: MKIKKTILFTLLIAASFSCKEDFINLQPISEMNAGTFYKTEQDMNQAVMSPYASLQALYNQLYIYVGEVRSDNTTFSWVPGNSKDMTSIDNFGDVLLSDNSFVTNLWNNAYNTILRSNIVLDKIEDVPFTDPKLKEQYKAEARFIRALTYFYLVRIYGDVPKVDHELSVKEAYTLGRTPTQEIYDFIVEDLKFAEANLPASYAAVNKGRVTVGGAKGLLAKVYMTMAGYPLKKGAPYYALAEAKALEVINSPQYSLVPDYKALFDPNQKNGPESLFEVQYKKGGTGTGSPWNNDFAPRFSNKEVVLVGDKSGFNAPTPSMSNAYETGDPRKAISMSDGYVSVPGGVTVNEKYVKKYYDVSFSGSDNNNNWIELRLADIYLLYAEALVRQKKQLDVALTYLNKIRQRARNSTGGSASVLPDYAPFSSDDAFLLAIEKERRVELAFENHRWFDLVRTERAKPVMIQEQQVQNGFSPSAWNDNMLLFPIPLQVIQSNPDKIKQNPGY; this comes from the coding sequence TTGAAAATAAAAAAAACGATCCTATTCACCTTGCTAATCGCCGCTTCTTTTTCGTGCAAAGAGGATTTTATCAATCTTCAGCCCATTTCGGAAATGAACGCGGGGACTTTCTATAAGACCGAACAAGACATGAACCAAGCGGTCATGTCGCCCTACGCTTCATTGCAGGCCCTGTACAATCAGCTCTATATCTATGTAGGGGAAGTACGCTCGGACAACACCACATTTTCGTGGGTACCGGGCAATTCCAAAGACATGACCTCCATTGACAACTTCGGAGATGTGCTACTCTCGGATAATTCGTTTGTCACCAACCTCTGGAATAACGCCTACAATACTATCCTGCGTAGCAATATTGTGCTGGACAAAATCGAAGATGTTCCATTTACAGATCCCAAGCTGAAAGAACAGTACAAAGCCGAAGCCCGCTTCATCCGGGCGTTGACCTATTTCTACCTGGTACGCATCTATGGCGATGTACCTAAGGTGGATCACGAGCTTTCGGTCAAAGAAGCCTACACGCTGGGCCGTACTCCTACCCAGGAAATCTATGATTTCATCGTGGAGGATCTGAAATTTGCGGAAGCCAATCTGCCCGCCAGCTATGCGGCGGTCAATAAGGGCCGCGTGACCGTCGGAGGAGCCAAGGGCCTGCTGGCCAAAGTATACATGACCATGGCCGGGTACCCCCTGAAAAAAGGAGCTCCCTACTACGCCCTGGCCGAAGCCAAAGCCCTGGAAGTGATCAATAGTCCGCAGTACTCCCTGGTGCCTGATTATAAAGCGCTTTTTGATCCCAATCAGAAAAACGGTCCTGAATCACTTTTTGAAGTACAATACAAAAAAGGCGGTACCGGCACGGGCAGCCCCTGGAACAACGATTTCGCCCCTCGCTTCTCCAACAAGGAGGTAGTACTGGTAGGCGACAAGAGTGGCTTCAATGCTCCCACGCCCTCTATGTCCAATGCCTACGAAACCGGTGATCCGCGCAAGGCCATCTCCATGAGCGATGGGTATGTATCAGTACCAGGGGGCGTAACCGTGAACGAGAAGTACGTCAAGAAATATTACGATGTGTCGTTCAGTGGCTCGGATAACAATAACAACTGGATCGAACTACGTCTAGCAGATATCTACCTGCTGTACGCCGAAGCACTGGTGCGTCAAAAAAAGCAACTGGACGTAGCCCTGACCTACCTGAACAAGATTCGGCAAAGGGCCCGGAACAGTACGGGTGGCTCGGCTTCTGTCCTGCCCGATTATGCTCCTTTTAGCTCGGATGATGCCTTTTTGCTGGCGATCGAAAAGGAGCGCCGGGTGGAGCTGGCCTTTGAAAACCACCGCTGGTTTGATCTGGTACGCACGGAGCGCGCCAAACCCGTGATGATCCAGGAACAACAGGTGCAGAATGGCTTCAGTCCTTCGGCCTGGAATGACAACATGCTACTGTTCCCAATTCCTTTGCAGGTGATTCAGTCCAATCCCGATAAAATCAAACAAAATCCCGGCTACTGA